A region of the Yarrowia lipolytica chromosome 1C, complete sequence genome:
TTTGTGGCAAAAAACATGATGAGCCAACACACGTTGAGCGAGCCGAGTCACGTCAGCCAGCCGTTGTTACCACTAATTCAGCCGGGAAACTTTTATCCGATATTAGATGAGATTTCGCTAAGCTGAAAGTTCCGTTAGCTGAGTTTTTTTCGAGTTTTTTTCGAGTCTTTCGAGTCATTTTCGAGTTCCTCGAGTTTTTTCGAGTTTTTTCGAGTTTTTTTCCTCGCTATAAACACGACTGGTCATATATCATTAATTTTTCCATATTTTAATTTTATATTTtcattttatttatttttatatattaatTATTTAATTTTATAATTTCGTCAAGGACAGTTTTTGTcagagaaaaaaaaaaagtgaagCCCGCTTCTGCATATTAAACCCGTGGTTCTATTGGCGACGCCTTATCAGAGAAACAAAAATAACTTAACGCCGTGAAATTGAACCGACTTGTGAAAAATGAACCAAATCCCCGTCCAGAATGGATCATCGATGGTGCAGTAGAGTGAGACAATGAGCGGGAAGTGCAATGATAGTGAAGCGAGACCGTTGGACTCTGGGTGTACGAGGGGTAATTAGCTACAAGTGCTCGTATTGTAGTGATTGACGGTTACTTGGTAACTATAACGTGTGTTGTGCTCAAGGGGGGAGGTCATTTTAATGCAATTCCATGTATATGAGAGTATATATTAAGATTTTTGTTGCGGAAATACATGCTCTGTCTTAGCTCTGACATATATATCCACTTATTCGTGTTCTTCTCTTCGTACTCTGCCAAGATGGCAGGATCGTATTACTAAGCCAACTCTGTGATGAGAGCATGTGCAGATTAGACTGTGTATTGTTGAATTTGGTTCGACCCTGTGATCGAGTCTTCTTGTCTCGTCGCTTCATACTCCATATTTCTTCTGTGTACCGCTCCTCTGGCCTCTGCTCCCAGATCCTCTCATCTTCGCACCTCCAACTCTATCATGCATGAACATCACCATTTTTGGTTGGCTTCTCATTTCATTTTCAAGTCCCGATCTCCCACAGCACAACAGCATGACTTCGATAACGGCGCTGCTACCAGCTCCGCGGTACCCGACTCCGGGGCCGAAAATGTCCATTTTCACGACAAACGCCGTGTCGATGGCCAAAAACGACTCTGTCCCGAAATACGGCTCCCGAACCGACTGGAAACCCACATCCCAGGCCGACTTCAACGATGGGGGAGCCTATCCGGAAATTCACATTGCCCAGTACCCCCGAAACATGGGCAAGCCCGGCTCCGTGTCTTCCAACGCGATTACTCTCAAGATGGATGCCTCTGGGTCTGCTGACTACTCGTTAATTGCTACCCAGGGCCATGCTGCTGATCGACATGTTCAGACGTCGTACGACTCGCTGATTCCTCTGAGAGAGCGGATCGACGCCGGAACTGTGTCGCTTGAGAAACCAGGTGAAGAGGCAGAGCAATCGACAGCCCTGGCTACTCAGGCAGCCTTCGATAAACGTTTGGCCGCCAACGACAAGTCTGGCACCAAAAACAAGTCTGATCCTCAGTACATTCGATACACAGCCAACAGCATGATGGGAACTGAGGGTGGCGAATCACAGAAGATCATCAAGATGGTTGATCTCCCCCAGGATCCCCTTGAGCCACCCAAGTTCAAGCATACCAAGGTTCCAGGTCGTCCTGCGTcgcctcctgctcccaTCTTGCGCTCTCCTCCACGGAAACTCACTGCACAGGACCAGAAGGATTGGGCTATCCCATCGACTGTATCAAACTGGAAGAATCAAAAGGGCTTTACTATTTCATTGGACAAGCGTATGGCTGCCGATGGACGTGGCTTGGAGGATGTCAAGGTCAACGAAAACTTTGCAAAGTTCAGCGAGGTGCTGAACCAGAACGAAAAAACTATGCGGGATGATATTGGCAAGCGACGAGAGATGCAACAGCGGGTGGCGGAACGACAGGcccaggagcaggaggaaaAACTTCGAGAGCTAGCACGTAGGGCTCGACAAGAAAGAGAGGTGGGCGATGAGAGCAAGGGTAAGGAGAAAGAGgcagatggagaagatgacaGAGGCAGATCCAGAGAGAGACTGCGCTCTGTGTCAAGAGATGGTGATTCTGATAGATCTCTATCGCGGTCATTGTCTGCGTCTGATCGATCATACTCTAGATCGCGGTCTCCTTACGAGTCTAGGTCCAGAGGTAGATCGTACTCTCGGTCAAGATCTCCCGAGTCGCGTTTCAGAGGCAGATCAGATTCTCGATCTAGATCTCCTGGGTACGAACTGGAACGAGCAGCCAAGAAGAGAAAGACGGAGCGCCTGGAACGAAAGAGGGAGGCCGAGCGGGACCTGCGACTATCCAAAATGGGCACCCAGCAGAAAATCAAGCAGCTCGCCAAGGAGAACAGCCGAGATATTTCAGAGCGGGTGGCCTTGGGCGCAGCTCAACCTCAAAAACTGGCAGGAGAGGCCCAATTCGACTCCAGACTATTCTCCAAGAGTGGATCTCTTCAGCGTGGTTTCAACGAAGACCAATACTACGACAAGTCTCTATTTTCAGCTCAGGAGGCTGTTCAGTCTATTTACAGACCCAGTGCTAGTGGAGACAGTGTGGCGGAAGATACCATTGATCGACTCGAGACCGAGAAGCGATTCGATGTTCTGGGCAAAGCTGGAAAGGGATTCGAGGGTGCTGATGGTGAAGAACGTGATGGTCCCGTTCGGTTCGTCAGAGATGAGGAGTGATCCTTATGCCCTATGGCTGTTGAATTGTTCCGCATTTGGACCTACAAAACGACTGTCCGGACCTAGTGGTTAGTCCGGCAGCGTCTCTACGTCTATGGCATTTGCTTGTATACCACATGCCATGTAATTTATAAATTATTTGATGTAATATCGAGTCTAGATATTGTGCGTGTTtccgtacagtatgtttCGCcatccaaaaaaaacgatCATCTTTGCGCAACCGCTTTtaagaaagaaagaaaaaatgttaaaaaaagaaagaaatTCAACAAAAATGGTCCCtagcaggatcgaactgctgaTCTTCGCGTTGCAAAGCTGCTATTTCTTATTAGCACGacgccttaaccaactgggccaaggGACCGATTTTTGAGGTTTAAAAAAAGGTTGATCGTGCGCTCTAAATAatggatcacgtgactctcaaAACCTTAAAATAAGGGGAAAATGTTAATTTGACATGTGATTGTTTATGGCGGATAAACGGATTAATATCGGCCTCGCATGTGAAAGGATGGAATGTGACGTTCATGGCAGTTCGAAACACGTCATGCGTGTGCGTAAATCCCACTTTGATTCATGGCAGTATGTGTTCCTCGTTGACCACAGCTTGTGTTTCTTGACGCACTCGTTTGTGACCATTGAGATGATAACGGTACATACCGTACTCGTAGGATTGGCCCTGATAATCACGTTGGATAATCGGCTTGGGACTCTGATTCGCGTGTCCGTGAAGAAGATCATATAATACGATGCAACCTTGGGTGATGTTAAATCTATCTTTAGTCTTGTTCATGTCGTGGAAGCGATCGGACAACTATGGCCAGTGGTTGAGTGTTAGGTGTCAGCGGTCAGCAGTATGGACGAGTGCATACCAGTATGGACGAGTGCATACCAGTATGGACGAATAGGGGGCGAGTTGTGCACATATTCAATATAAATACAGATGGCACTGTAGATGTCTATTCGTCATCTCTCACCATGAAACTAAACATCATCACTGTGCTTCTCTTTGCGGTAGGAACCACGGCAACCGTGGATCTTCCTCCGTTGCCTCCTCTGATTGTATCGCTGTTGCTGGATATGATTGGCGCCAAGCAGATGAATCACACGGTGGCAATGTCTCAGTCGACAACTGCTCCTGTTgccactacaagtaccttTTCTACGTCCACTCTGCCTGCATCCACATCAACTTAGCTGCAGGGGCAATGCTGAGGTTGAGCGATTGCCTTCTCTCTCGATGTAGAGATGCtacgagcagctcgagagGACCGGAGGACATAGGGACCATCTTCTCGGTGACCGCGTTTGAGGAAAAAAATTCCATAATACATGCTCGTTTTCCACGGATTAAATCTGATTCTGTCACTTTCACATCTCCATTAGAGTTTTACAAAGGGTAAAAACTTGCAGCCGGCTACCCGTTGAAGCTGATTGTTGAGCATGTGAATGCGAGGATCTTCACTAAAGTCCATCTGGACGCACGGAAGACGGGCTGAGATGGGACCGAGAGGGGACCGAAGTATCAGTATTGCGGCCATTTGGCGGGTCGTACGCCATCAGCATCTGACCGGTCAAAGTGGCAAAACGCACCCCATACCCCTCATGACGGGCTAAAAACGAAACGGCTTGTCTGGGctaaaaaaacaacagtCTCTTGTGCAGACCCTGTTGTCACATGCGATGATCTTTGCCTTGTTGAGCTACTCCATCTACCGATTCTGGTAAACTTAGATGGCCTTTAGACCTTTGCACAAccaaatatatatatagatggATAGAGGCACTGAGATGGAAAGAAAAACTACTCTTCTTACAGtacacacaaaaacatCAAGATGAACACTTTGCCCCCCGAACTGTGGCACATGGTCTTTGGCCACCTCGATGGCCCCGACGTCTGCCGCCTACACACAATCAAGCCCTTCcacgagctgctggaaaccTCGTCCGACTGTTTGTGGAGCCCTCTCGTCGACGAAATCGCCCACTACCCTTCGACCCTGCACACCCACAAGTCcgccaaggctgctctgaTGAACCTCGCCAGCAATAAGGAGTACACTGCGTCGTCCAAGGCAGTGTCGCTTCTAGAAACCACCTCATCCATCCCGTTTGACGACTCGGATatgtctctggaggaccTCAAGGCCGACTGTGGCTACTCCCACTCGTGTCTCAATGGGGACACCGTCTACATGTTGTTTTCCGAGATTGGACCGGCCGTGCGGATCTTCAAACACAGCGCTGATGGCACCAAAACCACCGTGGACGTGCCCCATGTGTTCGAGAAGGACTTGctggtcaaggacgaggaccCTTGCGAAGAGCTGGACCGACAATACGAAATGGAGTGTCTCGGTCACAACTCGGAGCTTACCTTTGTTCGACAAAAGTATTTTATCAGCGGACAAACCAACCACTACTATGTGGACTGGACACAAGGACAGCTACGACGGCTGGATCTTCAGAGAAACGACAAGTCCGAGCTCGATCTGGCCACCTACATGCAGTGCAGCAATGGTCAGTTGTTTGTCTTGGACGGACATACTCTCCGAAACACAAATACCAACTCGCTTGTTCCTGTTGAGTTCGACACTCGGGCCGGACAGCCCGAATTCGCTCACTCCACCTCGAGATACCTGGTGATCCGCCAGAGCGATAGACTTTTCCACGTGGATACGGTCCAGAGAACAGTGAGCTGTTAAACGTGTTGTATATAGAGCGGGATTCCGCAATTATTTATTTAGATTAATGACTGATGATTTATGATTTGATTGGATTGAGACATTTGGTGGTGGGTCAACGGATAAATAGAGATAAGGAGAACACGGGGTCTTATTGTGGGGATCGCGCGGAACAATGGATTATCCGTGCCGTCTAACTCCATCTTCACGCTACACCAGCGCCCTGTTGCTATGCCAAATTCTGATGATCCCGTCAATCAACCGTGA
Encoded here:
- a CDS encoding uncharacterized protein (Compare to YALI0C11715g, similar to uniprot|Q09882 Schizosaccharomyces pombe Cell cycle control protein cwf13, similar to Saccharomyces cerevisiae PRP45 (YAL032C); ancestral locus Anc_7.60), with translation MNITIFGWLLISFSSPDLPQHNSMTSITALLPAPRYPTPGPKMSIFTTNAVSMAKNDSVPKYGSRTDWKPTSQADFNDGGAYPEIHIAQYPRNMGKPGSVSSNAITLKMDASGSADYSLIATQGHAADRHVQTSYDSLIPLRERIDAGTVSLEKPGEEAEQSTALATQAAFDKRLAANDKSGTKNKSDPQYIRYTANSMMGTEGGESQKIIKMVDLPQDPLEPPKFKHTKVPGRPASPPAPILRSPPRKLTAQDQKDWAIPSTVSNWKNQKGFTISLDKRMAADGRGLEDVKVNENFAKFSEVLNQNEKTMRDDIGKRREMQQRVAERQAQEQEEKLRELARRARQEREVGDESKGKEKEADGEDDRGRSRERLRSVSRDGDSDRSLSRSLSASDRSYSRSRSPYESRSRGRSYSRSRSPESRFRGRSDSRSRSPGYELERAAKKRKTERLERKREAERDLRLSKMGTQQKIKQLAKENSRDISERVALGAAQPQKLAGEAQFDSRLFSKSGSLQRGFNEDQYYDKSLFSAQEAVQSIYRPSASGDSVAEDTIDRLETEKRFDVLGKAGKGFEGADGEERDGPVRFVRDEE
- a CDS encoding uncharacterized protein (Compare to YALI0C11781g, no similarity) encodes the protein MNTLPPELWHMVFGHLDGPDVCRLHTIKPFHELLETSSDCLWSPLVDEIAHYPSTLHTHKSAKAALMNLASNKEYTASSKAVSLLETTSSIPFDDSDMSLEDLKADCGYSHSCLNGDTVYMLFSEIGPAVRIFKHSADGTKTTVDVPHVFEKDLLVKDEDPCEELDRQYEMECLGHNSELTFVRQKYFISGQTNHYYVDWTQGQLRRLDLQRNDKSELDLATYMQCSNGQLFVLDGHTLRNTNTNSLVPVEFDTRAGQPEFAHSTSRYLVIRQSDRLFHVDTVQRTVSC